One genomic region from Vannielia litorea encodes:
- a CDS encoding inositol monophosphatase family protein: MRREDLTAEDAAALRACGAAMAEAARAAILPYFRTPLTAENKDGQGGFDPVTLADRAAEEAMRAVLAELRPQDAVLGEEFGRQAGESGLTWVLDPIDGTRAFISGTASWGVLIALQDTRGPFYGIIDQPYTAERFEGGLGAVKLAHPYGEAPLRVREGRSLAEATLFTTFPEVGTEAEAAAFQRVARKVQLTRYGLDCYAYALLALGQLDLVIEAGLQSYDIAAPIAVIEAAGGIVTDWEGGPVHEGGRALAAATPELHRAAMALLAEQGA, encoded by the coding sequence ATGAGACGAGAAGACCTGACAGCAGAAGATGCGGCGGCACTCCGGGCCTGCGGCGCCGCGATGGCGGAGGCTGCGCGAGCGGCGATCCTGCCGTATTTCCGCACGCCGCTGACGGCAGAGAACAAGGACGGCCAAGGCGGCTTTGACCCGGTCACATTGGCCGACCGGGCGGCAGAAGAGGCCATGCGTGCCGTTCTGGCCGAGCTGCGCCCGCAAGATGCCGTTCTTGGTGAGGAGTTCGGCCGACAGGCGGGTGAGAGCGGGCTGACCTGGGTGCTCGACCCGATCGATGGCACCCGCGCCTTTATCTCCGGCACGGCAAGCTGGGGCGTGCTCATCGCCTTGCAGGACACGCGCGGCCCGTTCTACGGCATCATCGACCAGCCCTATACAGCGGAGCGGTTCGAGGGCGGATTGGGCGCTGTGAAGTTGGCCCATCCCTACGGCGAGGCCCCTTTGAGGGTGCGCGAGGGCCGTTCGCTGGCGGAGGCGACGCTCTTCACAACCTTTCCCGAGGTCGGCACAGAGGCTGAGGCGGCGGCGTTTCAAAGGGTGGCGCGCAAGGTGCAGCTCACCCGCTATGGGTTGGATTGCTACGCCTACGCCCTGCTTGCCCTTGGGCAGCTCGACCTCGTTATCGAGGCGGGGCTGCAAAGTTACGACATCGCCGCGCCGATTGCGGTGATCGAGGCGGCGGGCGGTATCGTGACGGATTGGGAGGGCGGCCCGGTGCACGAGGGGGGCAGGGCGCTCGCTGCCGCCACGCCCGAACTGCACCGCGCGGCAATGGCGCTGCTGGCGGAGCAGGGCGCATGA